A genome region from Variovorax paradoxus includes the following:
- a CDS encoding purine-nucleoside phosphorylase, whose product MTASRLSLPAARWLAVPAAALLFTACASTTSTAPAPAASAPAAPVKVKVFVAAMFEIGQNTGDRAGEFQHWYERYWKGARPIAVPGALQPVYCNADGVCGAVLGMGKVNSSSSMQAILLNPQFDFSQSYYVISGVAGTPPSRGTIGEVNWATWLVDYDLGHRWAPEENKAGEPTFMPRKGYEEYRRFKLNPDLVSWAMRLSADTPLKDADSARKYRLRYPDAAARRAPFVGTGTHMTGDTFFHGPGMSKQAQYIAKLYDADDYVITEMEAAAITLVIKRTHGTDRVMSLRGAVNFDQGSPRETTLQHLDPAPGETAGGFAETVENIERVGSRVVDHIVANWPKWSAGVPKS is encoded by the coding sequence ATGACTGCCTCCAGACTTTCCCTTCCCGCGGCCCGCTGGCTCGCGGTGCCCGCCGCCGCGCTGCTCTTCACCGCGTGCGCGTCCACCACCTCCACCGCTCCTGCACCCGCCGCATCGGCCCCCGCCGCGCCGGTGAAGGTCAAGGTGTTCGTGGCCGCCATGTTCGAGATCGGCCAGAACACCGGCGACCGCGCCGGCGAGTTCCAGCACTGGTACGAGCGTTACTGGAAGGGCGCCAGGCCCATCGCGGTGCCGGGCGCACTGCAGCCCGTGTACTGCAACGCCGACGGCGTGTGCGGCGCGGTGCTCGGCATGGGCAAGGTCAACTCGTCGTCGTCGATGCAGGCGATCCTGCTGAACCCGCAGTTCGACTTCTCGCAGAGCTACTACGTCATCTCCGGCGTGGCCGGCACGCCGCCTTCGCGAGGCACCATCGGCGAGGTGAACTGGGCCACCTGGCTGGTCGACTACGACCTGGGCCACCGCTGGGCTCCCGAGGAGAACAAGGCCGGCGAGCCGACCTTCATGCCGCGCAAGGGCTACGAGGAGTACCGCCGCTTCAAACTCAACCCCGACCTCGTGAGCTGGGCCATGAGGCTGTCGGCCGACACGCCGCTGAAGGACGCCGACTCCGCGCGCAAGTACCGCCTGCGCTACCCCGACGCCGCGGCGCGGCGCGCCCCCTTCGTCGGCACCGGCACGCACATGACCGGCGACACCTTCTTCCACGGGCCCGGCATGTCGAAGCAGGCGCAGTACATCGCCAAGCTCTACGATGCCGACGACTACGTGATCACCGAGATGGAGGCGGCGGCCATCACCCTCGTCATCAAGCGCACGCATGGCACCGACCGCGTGATGAGCCTGCGCGGCGCGGTCAACTTCGACCAGGGCAGCCCCAGGGAAACCACGCTGCAGCACCTCGACCCGGCACCGGGCGAGACGGCCGGCGGCTTCGCCGAGACGGTGGAGAACATCGAGCGGGTCGGCTCGCGCGTGGTGGACCACATCGTCGCCAACTGGCCGAAGTGGTCGGCGGGCGTGCCCAAGTCCTGA
- a CDS encoding TIGR02117 family protein, translating to MRMLKRWLLRLAFALLGLVALVGLYVATAFALVMWPANAEPGHAPDKVAEVQAWVLSNGVHTDYVFPIRSATVDWLQVFPLSDFRAPPPDAEFVAIGWGDREFYLNTPTWGDLTAARAFGALSGGNRALVHVSYLRRAQLARGAYRLPLSEAQYARLVDYVRASLPQGRATAIAGAHYDSQDAFYEANGGYNLFETCNTWSGRGLRLAGVPMSRWTPFDFTVTWHLAPGHP from the coding sequence ATGCGCATGCTGAAACGCTGGCTCCTGCGCCTTGCGTTCGCACTGCTGGGGCTGGTCGCACTGGTCGGGCTCTACGTCGCCACGGCCTTCGCGCTGGTGATGTGGCCGGCCAACGCCGAACCCGGGCACGCGCCAGACAAGGTGGCCGAGGTGCAGGCCTGGGTGCTGAGCAACGGCGTGCACACCGACTACGTGTTCCCCATCCGCTCGGCCACGGTCGACTGGCTGCAGGTGTTCCCGCTGAGCGACTTCCGCGCCCCGCCGCCCGATGCCGAGTTCGTCGCCATCGGCTGGGGCGACCGCGAGTTCTACCTGAACACCCCGACCTGGGGCGACCTGACCGCCGCACGCGCGTTCGGTGCGCTGTCGGGCGGCAACCGCGCGCTGGTGCACGTGAGCTACCTGCGGCGCGCCCAGCTGGCGCGCGGCGCCTACCGGTTGCCGCTGTCTGAGGCGCAATACGCCCGGCTTGTGGACTACGTGCGCGCCTCGCTGCCGCAGGGCCGCGCCACCGCCATCGCCGGTGCGCACTACGACAGCCAGGATGCCTTCTACGAGGCGAACGGCGGCTACAACCTGTTCGAGACCTGCAACACCTGGAGCGGCCGCGGCCTGCGCCTGGCCGGCGTGCCCATGAGCCGCTGGACACCGTTCGACTTCACGGTGACCTGGCACCTGGCGCCAGGCCACCCCTGA
- a CDS encoding Y-family DNA polymerase, with product MDAFYGSVELLRYPQLKGLPVVIGGGRRRVDEAIRDLPEGGTLADIPVDAFPRLKDYAGRGVITTATYPARQFGVGSAMGLMKAAKLCPQAIILPVDFDEYRRYSRAFKQVILEVAPLMEDRGVDEVYIDFTDVPGGQRDGGRSLARLLQKAIFDATGLTCSIGVAPNKLIAKMASEFEKPNGISVVYEDDLETRIWPLPCRKVNGIGPKADEKLKRFGIETVGQLAARDRDWLVANFGKATGAWMHEVSWGRDNRPVVTESEPVSMSRETTFDRDLHAVRDRAELGAIFTQLCEKVAEDLQRKGYVGKTIGIKLRYDDFRIATRDQTIDRFTADAKTIRQTGGQCLKRVPLERPLRLLGVRVGALAKAGSPEALAPVGSPRAAPEPVATTASLF from the coding sequence ATGGACGCCTTCTACGGCTCGGTCGAGCTGCTGCGCTATCCGCAGCTCAAGGGCCTGCCGGTGGTGATCGGCGGCGGCCGGCGGCGCGTGGACGAGGCGATCCGCGACCTGCCGGAAGGCGGCACGCTGGCCGACATCCCGGTCGACGCGTTTCCGCGCCTGAAGGACTACGCCGGCCGCGGCGTGATCACCACCGCCACCTACCCGGCGCGCCAGTTCGGCGTGGGCTCGGCCATGGGCCTCATGAAGGCCGCGAAGCTTTGCCCGCAGGCGATCATCCTGCCGGTGGACTTCGACGAATACCGGCGCTATTCGCGGGCCTTCAAGCAGGTGATCCTGGAGGTGGCGCCGCTCATGGAAGACCGCGGCGTGGACGAGGTCTACATCGATTTCACCGACGTGCCCGGCGGCCAGCGCGACGGCGGGCGGTCGCTGGCGCGGCTGCTGCAGAAGGCCATCTTCGACGCAACCGGCCTGACCTGCTCGATCGGCGTGGCGCCCAACAAGCTCATCGCCAAGATGGCCAGCGAGTTCGAGAAGCCCAACGGCATCTCGGTGGTGTACGAAGACGACCTCGAGACGCGCATCTGGCCGCTGCCCTGCCGCAAGGTGAACGGCATCGGCCCCAAGGCCGACGAGAAGCTCAAGCGCTTCGGCATCGAGACCGTGGGCCAGCTGGCGGCGCGCGACCGCGACTGGCTCGTTGCCAACTTCGGCAAGGCCACCGGCGCGTGGATGCACGAGGTGTCCTGGGGCCGCGACAACCGGCCGGTCGTGACCGAGAGCGAGCCGGTGTCGATGAGCCGCGAGACCACCTTCGACCGCGACCTGCACGCGGTGCGCGACCGCGCCGAGCTGGGCGCGATCTTCACGCAGCTGTGCGAGAAGGTCGCCGAGGACCTGCAGCGCAAGGGCTACGTGGGCAAGACCATCGGCATCAAGCTGCGCTACGACGACTTCAGGATCGCCACGCGCGACCAGACGATCGACCGCTTCACCGCCGACGCGAAGACCATCCGGCAGACCGGCGGCCAGTGCCTGAAGCGCGTGCCGCTCGAGCGGCCGCTGCGGCTGCTGGGCGTGCGGGTGGGCGCACTGGCGAAGGCGGGCAGCCCCGAGGCGCTCGCGCCCGTGGGTTCGCCGCGCGCCGCGCCGGAGCCGGTGGCGACCACCGCTTCGCTGTTCTGA
- a CDS encoding YiiX family permuted papain-like enzyme, translating into MIFTPRPAFALALALAAALSAALLVPAAHAAPALKDGDIVFHTSRSAQSLAVQRATGSRYSHMGIVLLRDGKPYVFEAVQTVRYTPLAQWAARGNGGHYVAKRLRNADTLLTPGAVARLRAGTSDFEGRPYDLTFEWSDRRIYCSELVWKLYQRALGVRIGELQKIREFNLGDPAVRAKMRERYGDRVPMDEPVISPVAMFDSPLLRTVETR; encoded by the coding sequence ATGATCTTCACGCCCCGTCCGGCCTTCGCACTCGCCCTCGCCCTCGCGGCGGCACTGTCTGCCGCCCTCCTCGTCCCCGCCGCACATGCGGCTCCGGCACTGAAGGACGGCGACATCGTCTTCCATACCTCGCGCTCGGCCCAGAGCCTCGCGGTGCAGCGCGCCACGGGCTCGCGGTACAGCCACATGGGCATCGTGCTGCTGCGCGACGGCAAGCCCTACGTGTTCGAGGCGGTGCAGACGGTGCGCTACACGCCGCTGGCGCAATGGGCCGCACGCGGCAACGGCGGGCACTACGTGGCGAAGCGGCTGCGCAATGCCGACACGCTGCTGACACCCGGCGCGGTGGCCAGGCTGCGCGCGGGCACCTCGGACTTCGAAGGACGCCCCTACGACCTGACCTTCGAGTGGTCGGACCGGCGCATCTACTGTTCCGAGCTGGTGTGGAAGCTCTACCAGCGCGCGCTGGGCGTGCGCATCGGCGAGCTGCAGAAGATCCGCGAATTCAACCTGGGCGATCCGGCCGTGCGCGCCAAGATGCGCGAGCGCTACGGCGACAGGGTGCCCATGGACGAGCCGGTGATCTCGCCGGTCGCGATGTTCGACTCGCCGCTGCTCAGGACCGTCGAGACGCGCTGA
- a CDS encoding putative glycolipid-binding domain-containing protein, whose protein sequence is MRAMQTVASILWRRLDAPGHDACRLERNASAWQLDGAAVFRMDGGRIAQLHYRVRCDLLWHTQWGTVRGWLGGEAVDLSIARDAHGRWKLNDEAVPDLSHCVDLDLGFTPATNLLQLRRLKLSKGEAADAPAAWVDLEGGGVLSELMQRYERRGDNEYAYEARRFDYAATLAVTDDGFVSDYPRLWVAET, encoded by the coding sequence ATGCGCGCCATGCAAACCGTCGCCTCCATCCTCTGGCGCAGGCTCGATGCACCGGGTCACGATGCCTGCCGTCTCGAACGCAACGCCTCGGCCTGGCAACTCGACGGCGCGGCCGTTTTCCGCATGGACGGCGGCCGGATCGCCCAGCTGCACTACCGCGTGCGCTGCGACCTGCTGTGGCACACGCAGTGGGGCACGGTGCGCGGCTGGCTCGGCGGCGAGGCGGTCGACCTGTCGATCGCACGCGACGCGCACGGCCGCTGGAAGCTCAACGACGAAGCTGTGCCCGACCTGTCGCACTGCGTCGATCTCGACCTGGGGTTCACGCCCGCCACCAACCTGCTGCAGCTGCGCCGGCTCAAGCTGTCGAAGGGCGAGGCCGCCGATGCGCCGGCCGCGTGGGTCGATCTCGAGGGCGGGGGCGTGCTGAGCGAGCTGATGCAGCGCTACGAACGGCGCGGCGACAACGAGTACGCCTACGAGGCCAGGCGTTTCGACTATGCAGCCACGCTGGCTGTGACCGACGATGGCTTCGTCAGCGACTACCCGCGGCTCTGGGTCGCGGAAACCTAG
- a CDS encoding Bug family tripartite tricarboxylate transporter substrate binding protein gives MSLLRRRPFLQLAAAGAAPQWLQAAPVAWPSRPLRLFVVYPPGGVSDGMARVLADPLAQALGVPVLIENRPGAGGSLGIDALSRAAPDGHTLAFSAISPLTLHPLIASVAYDPMRAVVPVASVMRTPVLVVGTPAFTGRDFGEMIAQARRQPGTVRWATSGVATIGHMVLAQVRMQSRTDITHIPYQGGGPQLNDALSGQFEVLSTNVAAQQLQYIEGRRFQALAVGAPERIEALPAVPTLAELGFEKANRDSLFGIFAPARTPAAVVQRLNAEINRVLHSDTVRERLRAAYNLPAGGSTDDFTHEIAVDRRRNRELVAGGRAQFD, from the coding sequence ATGAGCCTGCTCCGGCGCCGGCCCTTCCTCCAGCTCGCGGCCGCCGGCGCGGCGCCGCAGTGGCTGCAGGCTGCGCCCGTGGCGTGGCCGAGCCGGCCGCTGCGCCTGTTCGTGGTGTACCCGCCCGGCGGCGTGAGCGACGGCATGGCGCGGGTGCTGGCAGACCCGCTGGCACAGGCGCTCGGCGTGCCGGTGCTCATCGAGAACCGCCCCGGCGCGGGCGGCAGCCTGGGCATCGACGCGCTCTCTCGAGCGGCACCCGACGGCCACACGCTGGCCTTTTCCGCCATCAGCCCGCTCACGCTGCACCCGCTGATCGCGAGCGTGGCCTACGACCCGATGCGCGCAGTGGTGCCGGTGGCCAGCGTGATGCGCACGCCCGTGCTGGTGGTGGGCACGCCGGCCTTCACCGGGCGCGACTTCGGCGAAATGATCGCGCAGGCGCGGCGGCAGCCGGGCACGGTGCGCTGGGCGACCTCGGGCGTGGCCACCATCGGCCACATGGTGCTCGCCCAAGTGCGCATGCAGAGCCGCACCGACATCACGCACATCCCCTACCAGGGCGGCGGCCCGCAGCTCAACGACGCGCTGAGCGGGCAGTTCGAGGTGCTGTCGACCAACGTGGCGGCACAGCAGCTGCAGTACATCGAAGGCAGGCGCTTCCAGGCGCTGGCGGTGGGTGCGCCCGAGCGCATCGAGGCCCTGCCTGCAGTACCCACGCTGGCCGAGCTCGGGTTCGAGAAGGCAAACCGCGACTCGCTGTTCGGCATCTTCGCGCCGGCCCGTACACCCGCAGCGGTGGTGCAGCGGCTCAACGCGGAGATCAACCGCGTGTTGCACAGCGACACGGTGCGCGAACGGTTGCGAGCGGCCTACAACCTGCCCGCCGGTGGCAGCACCGACGACTTCACGCACGAGATCGCGGTGGACCGGCGACGCAACCGCGAGCTGGTGGCGGGCGGGCGGGCGCAGTTCGACTGA
- a CDS encoding LysR family transcriptional regulator — protein MDIRALRYFAAVAETGHMTHAAEQLGIQQPPLSQQIKALERELGTLLFRRHPRGVALTDAGRLFQVEALRMLQDMDAMKQRMARVATGQAGTLAVGFTSSAAAHRFMPEALRAFRRAYPAVELQLREDNAAELTEALAAGRLHCGLLRVPVARPEGLVFETLLREPVWVAMPSDHRLALARTKASRPLPLAKLCEEGIILVRRPGAPGLYADLLALCHAKGLRPRVVAEVDRMMTNLNLVAAGVGLSVVPASMTGVHAHAIAYARLADGGQLDAPLTLVSRSHEDNLPAQHFATLLRRLADGEPVS, from the coding sequence ATGGACATACGCGCGCTGCGCTACTTCGCTGCCGTTGCGGAGACAGGCCACATGACACACGCGGCGGAGCAGCTGGGCATCCAGCAGCCGCCGCTGAGCCAGCAGATCAAGGCGCTCGAGCGCGAGCTCGGCACGCTGCTGTTCCGCCGCCATCCGCGCGGCGTCGCACTCACGGATGCAGGCCGCCTGTTCCAGGTCGAGGCGCTGCGCATGCTGCAGGACATGGACGCCATGAAGCAGCGCATGGCGCGCGTGGCAACGGGCCAGGCCGGCACGCTGGCGGTGGGCTTCACCAGTTCGGCCGCGGCGCACCGCTTCATGCCCGAGGCGCTGCGCGCCTTCCGCCGCGCCTACCCTGCCGTCGAGCTTCAGCTGCGCGAGGACAACGCGGCCGAACTCACCGAAGCACTGGCCGCGGGCCGGCTGCATTGCGGCCTGCTGCGCGTGCCGGTGGCGCGGCCCGAGGGGCTGGTGTTCGAGACGCTGCTGCGCGAGCCGGTGTGGGTGGCCATGCCCAGCGACCATCGCCTTGCCCTTGCGCGCACCAAGGCCTCGCGTCCTCTGCCGCTGGCGAAGTTGTGCGAGGAAGGCATCATCCTGGTGCGCCGTCCGGGCGCGCCCGGCCTCTACGCCGATCTGCTCGCGCTGTGCCACGCCAAGGGCCTGCGCCCGCGCGTGGTGGCCGAAGTCGATCGCATGATGACCAACCTGAATCTCGTGGCCGCGGGTGTCGGACTGTCGGTGGTGCCGGCGTCCATGACCGGCGTGCATGCGCACGCCATCGCCTACGCGCGGCTGGCCGACGGCGGGCAGCTCGACGCGCCGCTCACGCTGGTCTCGCGTTCACACGAAGACAACCTGCCCGCGCAGCACTTCGCGACGCTGCTGCGCCGGCTGGCCGACGGGGAGCCGGTGTCATGA
- a CDS encoding tannase/feruloyl esterase family alpha/beta hydrolase, which yields MPLVSCADLAGRSLLASLISLPTQGATVTSATPVAAGDVGNTLGDYCRVRGTIQPVDPAAQAINFAVNLPEQWNRKTIHFGGGGFDGVVIDGTELVRFGPAGKPAPLALGYATYGDDSGHQSSSITDGRFAANDEQLANYGGLSLKKTRDVALALVLARYGVKPVHAYFLGTSTGGRDALSYIQRWPLDYDGVIANEPALNYTGTRLSNVAVGRALYGNGAAGWLSLTKTLLVQKAAMDACDKLDGAADRIVSNVESCRQLNTQILASLRCTGGADTGNNCLSDAQLDTVRAIENPLNFTTYSLANGVKRAGGYNILEGTLVAGPFTTRDLGTTAAARDANVFVTGDQWAKYFVTRNSSFDSVTLDPLDPGAYTARVTEVSMLTDATNPDLAPFFDHGGRLIMLHGLADEVISNNSTIDYYKQVVATLGQAAVDKGMRFYTVPGMGHGTGSFIPNWDSLAALEGWVEGGLAPATGVAVDAVAGTYGRTRPLCRFPAWPKYRGSGSLDAAVNYSCVTEVGDPLACPNLPASVTTYKGGNSFGEELRVQIDPATMAYTVAIDASLQRAAGTTRTGSLVSEANCTYSSAESGAVFTFASGGVVTGGVNAPSGGGFAPLVAFQNTFSAAPVSGDFKSVANIFNAVGVQQGTGGTGAQSMAVRLRNAGTFQYCRDTVSGSFMVYDAACTQTEKGYAAYNTTRGSFDVFTTSPTGGAVTTGGTLTGSMVIGLVNGVAVPLHLVRESAANMGLRVFGLQQSLTPGTSDGSYAMVSVMGENHDATVAGSGFNLGGAAAALSYDTPVLGVAQSDAGRPGNFIFNSGILAFVSNPGANAALELGVRH from the coding sequence GTGCCCTTGGTGTCCTGCGCGGACCTCGCGGGCAGGAGCCTGCTGGCCTCGCTGATCAGCCTGCCGACGCAGGGTGCCACCGTCACCAGCGCCACGCCGGTGGCCGCGGGCGACGTGGGCAACACGCTGGGCGACTACTGCCGCGTGCGCGGCACCATCCAGCCGGTCGACCCTGCGGCGCAGGCGATCAACTTCGCGGTGAACCTGCCCGAGCAGTGGAACCGCAAGACCATCCATTTCGGTGGCGGCGGCTTCGACGGCGTGGTCATCGACGGCACCGAACTCGTCCGCTTCGGGCCAGCGGGCAAGCCCGCGCCGCTGGCGCTCGGCTATGCGACCTACGGCGACGACTCCGGCCACCAGTCGAGCAGCATCACCGACGGCAGGTTCGCGGCCAACGACGAACAGCTCGCCAACTACGGCGGCCTGTCGCTCAAGAAGACGCGCGACGTGGCGCTGGCACTGGTGCTCGCGCGCTACGGCGTGAAGCCGGTGCATGCATATTTCCTCGGCACGTCGACCGGCGGCCGCGACGCGCTCAGCTACATCCAGCGCTGGCCGCTGGACTACGACGGCGTGATCGCCAACGAGCCCGCGCTCAACTACACCGGCACGCGGCTGTCCAACGTCGCTGTGGGTCGCGCGCTCTACGGAAACGGCGCCGCCGGCTGGCTGAGCCTGACGAAGACGCTGCTGGTCCAGAAGGCCGCCATGGATGCCTGCGACAAGCTCGACGGCGCGGCCGACCGGATCGTGAGCAACGTGGAAAGCTGCCGCCAGCTGAACACGCAGATCCTGGCCTCGCTGCGCTGCACCGGCGGCGCGGACACGGGCAACAACTGCCTGTCGGACGCGCAGCTCGACACCGTGCGCGCCATCGAGAACCCGCTGAACTTCACGACCTACTCGCTGGCCAACGGCGTGAAGCGTGCGGGCGGCTACAACATCCTCGAAGGCACGCTGGTGGCCGGTCCGTTCACCACGCGCGACCTCGGCACGACAGCGGCCGCGCGCGACGCCAACGTGTTCGTCACCGGCGACCAGTGGGCGAAGTACTTCGTGACGCGCAACAGCAGCTTCGATTCGGTCACCCTGGACCCGCTCGACCCGGGCGCCTACACCGCGCGCGTGACCGAGGTGTCGATGCTCACCGATGCGACCAATCCCGACCTTGCGCCGTTCTTCGACCATGGCGGCCGGCTCATCATGCTGCACGGCCTGGCCGACGAGGTGATCAGCAACAACTCGACGATCGACTACTACAAGCAGGTCGTCGCCACGCTGGGCCAGGCGGCGGTGGACAAGGGCATGCGCTTCTACACCGTGCCCGGCATGGGCCACGGCACCGGCAGCTTCATTCCCAACTGGGACTCGCTCGCCGCGCTCGAAGGCTGGGTCGAGGGCGGCCTTGCGCCCGCCACCGGGGTGGCGGTGGACGCGGTGGCAGGCACCTACGGCCGCACGCGCCCGCTGTGCCGCTTCCCGGCTTGGCCGAAGTACCGCGGCAGCGGCAGCCTGGACGCCGCCGTCAACTACAGCTGCGTGACCGAAGTGGGCGATCCGCTGGCCTGCCCGAACCTGCCTGCCTCCGTCACCACCTACAAGGGCGGCAACAGCTTCGGCGAGGAACTGCGCGTGCAGATCGACCCCGCCACCATGGCCTACACCGTGGCCATCGACGCCAGCCTGCAGCGCGCCGCCGGCACCACGCGCACCGGATCGCTCGTTTCCGAGGCGAACTGCACCTACAGCAGCGCCGAGAGCGGCGCCGTGTTCACCTTCGCGTCCGGCGGCGTGGTGACAGGCGGCGTGAACGCGCCCAGCGGCGGTGGCTTCGCGCCGCTGGTGGCGTTCCAGAACACCTTCTCGGCGGCACCCGTGTCGGGCGACTTCAAGTCGGTGGCGAACATCTTCAATGCGGTGGGCGTGCAGCAGGGCACGGGCGGCACCGGCGCCCAGTCGATGGCGGTGCGCCTGCGCAACGCGGGCACCTTCCAGTACTGCCGCGACACGGTGTCCGGCAGCTTCATGGTCTACGACGCCGCCTGCACGCAGACGGAGAAGGGCTACGCCGCGTACAACACCACGCGCGGTTCGTTCGACGTGTTCACCACATCCCCCACGGGCGGCGCCGTGACCACCGGCGGCACGCTCACCGGCTCGATGGTGATCGGCCTGGTCAACGGGGTGGCCGTGCCGCTGCACCTGGTGCGCGAGTCGGCGGCCAACATGGGGCTGCGCGTGTTCGGCCTGCAGCAGAGCCTGACGCCCGGCACCTCCGACGGCAGCTACGCCATGGTCAGCGTCATGGGTGAGAACCACGATGCCACCGTGGCCGGCAGCGGTTTCAATCTGGGCGGTGCGGCCGCGGCGCTGAGCTACGACACACCCGTGCTGGGCGTGGCGCAGTCCGATGCCGGCCGCCCGGGCAATTTCATCTTCAACAGCGGCATCCTCGCCTTCGTCTCCAATCCGGGAGCGAACGCGGCGCTGGAACTCGGAGTACGACATTGA
- a CDS encoding alpha/beta hydrolase family protein, producing MAPVLSAQAAPGAQAAPRAAACPSPVPEAARCYTGEDGTGALYWIAIPKDWNHGVLVMHAHGGPETGPPKLERSEEDLKRWAVTVKAGYAWAGSTYRRGGYGVTMAAEDTERLRQIFVRYFGQPRRTLLHGQSYGGGVAAKAAELYAPAGSAKSPYDGLMLTSGVIGGGNSNYDFRLDLRVVYQYVCRNHPRPDEPQYPLWMGLPLDSKLTRADLAARVKACTGVGLPAAQRTPEQAAHLKTILSVVKIQERSLVGHLAWGTWLFQDLVQKRLGGRNPFGNIGVVYSGSADDAALNAGVLRYAADPQAKGALAADSQPTGRTALPTVGLHAIDDPTAFVELENSYRRIRDAAGTGDLLVQSFSTEREHSYLSDSEYPALFAALLDWIDKGEKPTPEGFAQRCTTLMPTYDTDGKNGCHFKPGWQPPALESRVPSRAP from the coding sequence ATGGCGCCGGTGCTGTCCGCGCAGGCGGCGCCGGGTGCGCAGGCCGCGCCCAGGGCCGCTGCCTGCCCCTCGCCGGTGCCCGAAGCAGCGCGCTGCTACACCGGTGAGGACGGCACCGGCGCGCTCTACTGGATCGCGATCCCGAAGGACTGGAACCATGGCGTGCTCGTCATGCATGCCCACGGCGGTCCCGAGACCGGGCCGCCCAAGCTCGAGCGCAGCGAGGAAGACCTCAAGCGCTGGGCCGTCACCGTGAAGGCGGGCTACGCCTGGGCCGGCTCGACCTACAGGCGCGGCGGCTATGGCGTGACCATGGCCGCGGAAGACACCGAGCGCCTGCGCCAGATCTTCGTGCGCTACTTCGGCCAGCCGCGCCGCACCTTGTTGCACGGCCAGAGCTACGGCGGCGGCGTCGCTGCGAAGGCAGCCGAGCTGTATGCGCCGGCCGGATCGGCGAAGAGCCCGTACGACGGCCTGATGCTCACCAGCGGCGTGATCGGCGGCGGCAACAGCAACTACGACTTCCGGCTCGACCTGCGCGTGGTGTACCAGTACGTGTGCCGCAACCATCCGCGCCCCGACGAGCCGCAGTACCCGCTGTGGATGGGTCTGCCGCTCGATTCGAAGCTCACGCGCGCCGACCTGGCCGCACGCGTGAAGGCGTGCACCGGCGTCGGCCTGCCCGCCGCTCAGCGCACGCCCGAGCAGGCTGCGCACCTGAAGACCATCCTGTCGGTCGTGAAGATCCAGGAGCGCTCGCTGGTCGGCCACCTCGCATGGGGCACCTGGCTGTTCCAGGACCTGGTGCAGAAGCGCCTGGGCGGGCGCAACCCCTTCGGCAACATCGGCGTGGTGTACAGCGGGTCTGCCGACGACGCGGCGCTCAATGCCGGCGTGCTTCGCTACGCCGCCGACCCGCAGGCCAAGGGCGCGCTCGCGGCCGACAGCCAGCCCACCGGCCGCACCGCGCTGCCCACGGTGGGCCTGCATGCCATCGACGATCCGACGGCGTTCGTCGAACTCGAGAACTCCTACCGCCGCATCCGCGATGCCGCGGGCACCGGCGACCTGCTGGTGCAGAGCTTCAGCACCGAGCGCGAGCACAGCTACCTGAGCGACTCGGAGTACCCCGCGCTCTTCGCCGCGCTGCTCGACTGGATCGACAAGGGCGAGAAACCTACGCCCGAAGGCTTCGCGCAGCGTTGCACGACGCTGATGCCGACCTACGACACCGACGGCAAGAACGGCTGCCACTTCAAGCCAGGGTGGCAACCGCCCGCGCTCGAGAGCCGCGTGCCTTCGCGCGCACCCTGA